The genome window GGTGCATTGTTCCATCGTGGCCCCGCTGCTCTGCGTGATGCCGAGGCCACTCGGTGAAAAGTGGCCTGCTGTGACGAGTCCACTTTGCGGCATGCTGGAGTGATGACATCACGACTGGTCGAGCAGCTCGGCACGCAGAACGTCGCCGGGGCCACTGCCGCCTCACTGGCCGAGCAGATCCGCGCGCTGATCCTCGACGGTCGACTGACCGTCGGAGAGCGACTGCCCAGCGAGCGTGCCCTCGCGCTCGAGTTGCGCCGCTCACGGTCGACGACGACGCGCGTGTACGGGCTCCTCGAAGGTGACGGCTACGTGTCCCGTGTGCACGGCGGCGGCACACGAGTCACCCTTCCGCATTCCGCACGCGCCTCCACGAGCTCGGACGACGACGACGCCATCGACCTCTCCATCGCCTCGATGGACTCGACTCCGGGGCTGTACGACGCCACCGTGAGGTCACTCCCCAGACTCGCCGCGCTCCGAGGCACGAGCGGCTATTCGCTGCGAGGACTCCCCGAGCTTCGCGAGGCGGTCGCGCGCCGCTTCACCGAACGCGGAGTCGAGACAGATGCCGACGAGATCATCATCACATCGGGTGCACTCAATGCGTTCCACCTGGTCCTCGCCACGATCGGCCGACGAGGAGAACGAGCCCTGGTCGAGCAGCCGACGTTCCCCCACGCTCTCGAAGCCCTGCACCGGCACGGGTACCGGCTGCTCCCTACCCCGGTGGACGTCACAGGATGGGACGAACGCCACATCAACGACACGCTCCTGCGCAGCCGCCCGCACGTGGCATACCTCATCCCCGATTTCCACAACCCGACCGGGGCGACTCTGAGCGACGCCGAGCGCTCCCGCATCGCGACGACCGCGCGGAACTCCGGTACGCACGTGATCGTCGACGAGACCACCGCCGAGCTCGACATCGACCGAGGATGGTCGCCGCTGCCGATGGCCGCCTACAGTCCGCAGGTCATCACGGTCGGGTCGATGTCCAAGATCGCCTGGGGCGGGCTCCGCATCGGATGGATCCGCGCCGAGCGCTCGCTCATCACCCGGCTGCTCGCCACCCGACCCTCCTTCGAACTGGGCACCGCGCTCCTCGAGCAGTGCATCGCGGTCGAGCTGCTCCAGGACATGCCCGCGCTCACCGCTCACGTCACGGCGAGGCTGCAGGCGGGGCGAGAAGCGGTCACGGAGGGCCTCGCATCCATCGGTGGGCTGTCGATGCCACCGGCGCCCGGCGGCCTCTCCGCCTGGCTCGATCTCGGCGCGCCGATATCGACGGCGCTCTCCCTCGCCGCACGCGACCACCGGCTCGTCCTGCCGCCGGGACCGCGGTTCTCGACCGGAGGGGTGTTGGAGCGACGCCTGCGAATCCCCATCACGCTCCCGCCGGAGCGCGCGGCCGATGCGATGGGACGACTGCAACTCGCGTGGGACGACGTCATGGCCGGCGGATCGTCCGCGCGCCTGGAGATGCCGAACTCGGCGGTCATCTGAGCGCAGACGAGGACCCCGTCCCTGATGCAGGGGCGGGGTCCTCGTCATGTGGAACAGGGATTCGCCTTCTCAGCGTCCGGGATCACTCACCGGCATCCGATACTCGCGCCTTCCCGCTCCAGGTCTGTGCGGTGTCGTCGACTAGCCCACCTTGTGCAGCCAGACGACCCTGGCGTCGTCGCTCGCGTGACGGAACGGCTCGAGCTCCTCATCCCAGGCCGAGCCGAGGGCGATGTCGAGTTCCCGCTGCAGTTCGCTCGCACTGCCTGCCGCGATCTCCATCGCATAGCGGATGCGGTCCTCGCCGATGACGATGTTGCCCGCGGCATCCGTCTGGGCGTAGTGGATGCCGAGATCAGGGGTGTGCAGCCAGCGTCCGCCGTCGCTGCGAGGCGTGGGGTCCTCGGTCACCTCGAAGCGGAGGTGCTCCCAGCCGCGGATCGCGGTGGCAAGTGCCGCACCGGTACCGACCGGGCCGTCCCAGTAGAACTCGGCACGGCGTGCGCCGTCGAGCACCGGCTGGTCGCTCCAGTCGAAGTTCACCGCACGACCGATAGCGCGTCCTACCGCCCATTCCAGGTGCGGGCAGAGCGCGCGAGGTGCAGAGTGGACGAAAACCACTCCGCGTGCGTAAGCCGTCGCCATGATCTCTCCGTTTCATCAGGTGCGTCTTCCCCAACGACCTGAAACAACGAGAACTGGCGTGAATATGCGGTTATGGGGATATTCTCGCCCAGACCGGGCGAAATCACAAGCATGTGATTCCACGAAGAAGGCCCCGGTCGCGAGGACCGGGGCCTTCGGACCGTCGCCGGTCCTGATCGAATGAGGCTCAGGCCTCGCTCATCGCCTGCTTGACCTGCTGGCCCTTGGCCGCGTAGTACGCGGCACGAGCGGCGTCACGACGTGCCTGCTCGGCGTAGCCGGCCTCGAGCACGTCCTGCGGGACCTCGACGTTCGGCACATCCTGGGTGCCGTGGTACTTCTCGATGTAGGCGTCGAGCTCGGGGCCCGACGTCCACGACGTGATGAGGCAGTAGCGCGGTTCCGTGCCGACGTGGGTCGCCGCGTGCCACAGACGCTGCGTGTCGACGATCAGCTGCGCTCCGGCCGGCAGAGCGATGCGGTACTCGATGCTCGGGTCGGTGCGGTTCTCGCGGAGGACGAAGAAGCTGTCCTTGTCGTCGCTGAGGTTGAAGAAGCCGCGCACGACCCAGCCGGTGCCGTCGGGGTTCAGACGGTTGTTGTCGTCCTGGTGGAGGTTGTAGAGGCACTCGCCGTACGGGGTCGGCTGCAGCTCGATGACGCGGCAGCGACCGACGTTGGCACCGGGCTCCTGCGCGCGTCGCGTGAGGTTGGGGGCTTTGGCGGTCTGCGAGTCGATCCAGACGCCGTCCTTGTCGGTGCGCGGAGGCTTGTGGTTCCAGAAGCCGTTGCACTCGATCTCGCCCTTGGCGCTGGCGAGAGGGGCGAAGCGGGTGTCACCCGACGACTTCCAGTCGTTGTACTCGATGTCGAGCCACTCCTTGGGGTCGAGCTCCTGGTCGTAGCTGTCGAGAACGACGAAGCCTTTGTCTTCGAGGGCAGCGGACTTGATGTATCCCATGATCTGAACCAGATCCTTTCATCGGGGGCCAGCACGTTTTAACAGGCCCTGATAAGGCAAGCCTAACAGGGCACTTCTGGAGCGCCGCCGAGGGCCGCCGTGAATAAGCGAATAGACTGAATCGGGCGCCTGGCGACTCCTCGGCGCCCGGCGTTACGGGAGGACGAGACACCAGCATGAGCACTGCGACCAACGTCGAGGCGACAGCTGTCAACACGATCGAGTGGCTCGCAGAGGACTCCACGACCATCGTCGTGCCGGTGTATCAGCGTCAGTACCGATGGGACATCGGCGGATGCGAGCAGTTGCTCTCCGACGTCCGAGCCGTCGCCCGGGAAGACGAGTCCCATCGCCACTTCATCGGTTCGATCCTGTCGGCCGCCGACGACTCCGACGCCGACACCGACCTCGTGCTGATCGACGGCCAGCAGCGCATCACGACGCTCATGCTGCTCGTCGCTGCACTGCGGCACGCGGTGCAGGACTCCTCCCCCGAGCTCGTCGCAGAGCTCGATCGCGTCCTCGTGCGCCCTGACGACGCCACCCGCACCAAGCTGCGGCCCCACGACGCCTGGGCGGAGCTGTACGAGTCGGTGGTGCTCGAACGCGGCGACCACGCCGACCGCGACTCGCGCTTCGACGACAATTACGCGTTCTTCCGCAGCCAGGTGCAGACCGACGAGGCTCCGCTGATCTGGCGGGGGCTGCAGAGACTCGAGCACGTGTCGATCACGCTCGGCGCCGAGGCCAACGCCCAGCAGATCTTCGAGAGCCTGAACTCCACGGGCGAACCGCTGAGAGATCACGAGCTCATCCACAACTACATCCTGATGGGGCTGACACACACCGAGCAGCTCGATGTCGAAACGCGTTTCTGGCTGCCGATCGAACGGCACACGGGAGAGACCATCGGCGCGTTCTGGCGGCACTACCTCGTCATGACGACGGGCCGCGAGGTCGCCGCCAATGGCGAGCACGGCGTGTACAGCGCGTTCCGGCACTCCTTTCCCCGCGTCGACCTCGATCACCTGCAGGCGGATGCCGAGGTGTGGCGGCACTACGCCGAGATCTACGGCATCCTGCTCGATCCTTCACTCGAGAAGAACCCTGAGATCGCGCAGCAGCTGCGATTCGTGAACACCTTCGGCCGTGCGGCCTATCCGCTGGTGTTGAGCGTGTACAGCGACCATTCGCGCGGACTCATCGGACGCGACGAGCTCATCGAGACGCTCGAGTGGATCCAGACCATGTACCTGCGTCGCACGCTGGTGAACCTTCCCAACGAGCGGCTCGTCGCACGTCTCTGCCGCGCCCGCTCCGACGGCCGAGATGCGCTCGCCCGGGCCTTCGCGCGCATCACCCCGTCTGACGAGCGCGTGAGTGCGGTGCTGAAGTACAGCGAGCTTCCGCATCCCGCCTATGTGCTCGGCCGCCTGGAGGGCGTGGACGAATCGATCGACTTCGACGTCGAGCACATCGTCCCGACCGTCCCGAGCGACAGCTGGTCGGGCGACGGCGTGCGCCCCTGGATCGACTACTCGGATGACGAGCGCAACGCCCACCGTGCTCTCGCCCCCACTCTCGGAAACCTCACCCTGCTCGAGCAGCACCTCGCGGAGCGCGTCTTCGGCGAGTCGTTCGCGGTCAAGCGGGACTCGGCGTACGCGCGCAGCACGGTCTCTGAGACCAGGGCACTCGAGCGCACCGAGAGCTGGGGCACTGCCGCCATCTCGGAGCGCACGGTCCGCCTCACCGCCGATCTGCTGCGCATCTGGGCGCGCCCGGCCCTGCCCGAGATCGACGACGACGGACTGACCCCGATCCTCGACGCCGTCCGCCGGCGTGGCTGGCCGGCGGGCTGGGAGCGGGAGTTCGAGTACGTCGAGTACCGCGGCGAGCGGTGGGAGGTCTTCGACGTCCGATATCTCTTCAATCGCGTCTTCCGGCGCGCCTGGACGGACACGCGCGCCGCCGCCGTCGCGTACTGCGCCGCCCACGGCGGACCCATCTACGACGCGATGGCGTGGAAGGGCCAATGGGACCAGCTCGACGAGTCGCACCACCTGTACATGGGGTGGGACTCGAACTACATGATGAACGCGGTGCAGGGCGTGCTCCAGGAGGCGGGCATCGCCTCCGAGGTGTTCGTCAAGTACTCCTATATCGGGAATGTGATGTGACATGACCACCACCATCCGCCGCCTGCTCGACCTCACCGTCGAGGAGCACACGCTCACCGTGCCGCTCGTCTGGGGCGACCCGGCCGACACCCGCACGATCGAGATCTTCGCCCGCGTCGTCACGCGCGAGGGAGGAGAACGCCTCCCCTACCTGGTCTTCCTGCAGGGCGGCCCCGGACACGAGGCGCCCCGCCCGTTCCACTCGTCCACCGCCCCGGCGTGGCTCGATGAGGCTCTCGCGCACTATCGGGTGGTGATGCTCGATCAGCGAGGCACCGGGCTCTCCACGCCGGTCGGCGACGCTGACCTCGAACGCGGCTCGGCCGAGGTCGCCGAGTACCTCACCCATCTGCGTGCGGACTCGATCGTCCGCGACTGCGAGGCGATGCGCGCGCACCTCGCAGCCGAGACGTGGAGCGTACTGGGTCAATCCTTCGGCGGCTTCACGACCCTGGCCTACCTGTCGACCGACGCGGACTCGATCGCCGACGTGTTCATCACCGGCGGGCTCAGCACGGTGAACCGGCACCCCGACGAGGTCTACGCGCTCTGCT of Microbacterium sp. LWH13-1.2 contains these proteins:
- a CDS encoding PLP-dependent aminotransferase family protein; translated protein: MTSRLVEQLGTQNVAGATAASLAEQIRALILDGRLTVGERLPSERALALELRRSRSTTTRVYGLLEGDGYVSRVHGGGTRVTLPHSARASTSSDDDDAIDLSIASMDSTPGLYDATVRSLPRLAALRGTSGYSLRGLPELREAVARRFTERGVETDADEIIITSGALNAFHLVLATIGRRGERALVEQPTFPHALEALHRHGYRLLPTPVDVTGWDERHINDTLLRSRPHVAYLIPDFHNPTGATLSDAERSRIATTARNSGTHVIVDETTAELDIDRGWSPLPMAAYSPQVITVGSMSKIAWGGLRIGWIRAERSLITRLLATRPSFELGTALLEQCIAVELLQDMPALTAHVTARLQAGREAVTEGLASIGGLSMPPAPGGLSAWLDLGAPISTALSLAARDHRLVLPPGPRFSTGGVLERRLRIPITLPPERAADAMGRLQLAWDDVMAGGSSARLEMPNSAVI
- a CDS encoding DUF3145 domain-containing protein, which encodes MATAYARGVVFVHSAPRALCPHLEWAVGRAIGRAVNFDWSDQPVLDGARRAEFYWDGPVGTGAALATAIRGWEHLRFEVTEDPTPRSDGGRWLHTPDLGIHYAQTDAAGNIVIGEDRIRYAMEIAAGSASELQRELDIALGSAWDEELEPFRHASDDARVVWLHKVG
- a CDS encoding DUF262 domain-containing protein, which gives rise to MSTATNVEATAVNTIEWLAEDSTTIVVPVYQRQYRWDIGGCEQLLSDVRAVAREDESHRHFIGSILSAADDSDADTDLVLIDGQQRITTLMLLVAALRHAVQDSSPELVAELDRVLVRPDDATRTKLRPHDAWAELYESVVLERGDHADRDSRFDDNYAFFRSQVQTDEAPLIWRGLQRLEHVSITLGAEANAQQIFESLNSTGEPLRDHELIHNYILMGLTHTEQLDVETRFWLPIERHTGETIGAFWRHYLVMTTGREVAANGEHGVYSAFRHSFPRVDLDHLQADAEVWRHYAEIYGILLDPSLEKNPEIAQQLRFVNTFGRAAYPLVLSVYSDHSRGLIGRDELIETLEWIQTMYLRRTLVNLPNERLVARLCRARSDGRDALARAFARITPSDERVSAVLKYSELPHPAYVLGRLEGVDESIDFDVEHIVPTVPSDSWSGDGVRPWIDYSDDERNAHRALAPTLGNLTLLEQHLAERVFGESFAVKRDSAYARSTVSETRALERTESWGTAAISERTVRLTADLLRIWARPALPEIDDDGLTPILDAVRRRGWPAGWEREFEYVEYRGERWEVFDVRYLFNRVFRRAWTDTRAAAVAYCAAHGGPIYDAMAWKGQWDQLDESHHLYMGWDSNYMMNAVQGVLQEAGIASEVFVKYSYIGNVM